A genomic region of Streptosporangium lutulentum contains the following coding sequences:
- a CDS encoding APC family permease, whose amino-acid sequence MPPSHATDRWTSARHGLPKAYGSTDLIVLGVGVMIGAGIFSLAGRQAATMAGPGVILSFMIAGITSLLVAFCFAELASAMPTSGSAYTFTYVIFGEVWAWIVGWALLLELLLAVATVARAWSLYAAQMLTDLGVSLSGPLTGMVGKEEGFDLFALFILVALTAVVALGARIGLRALWIIVIAKLLAVGAVIVIGATHFDQRNLAAIPVPATPATGDADTLHSPLLGIVFGQTGAFGWFGIFAASAAITFAYIGFDVVATAAEESEDAPRSIPKGIIRGLILTTVVYIAVALVMVGMTPYNKIDPSAPLANAFRQAGEGFMVHIINIGAVLGLTTVILVLLVGLTRVMFSMARDGLIPRSLSTINRSYHSPTRVTLLIGGLAILLAEFVPVLTLEPLVVIGALFVFVTVAGGVIRMRRTMPDLPRGFRTPLSPGVPIASIAACLWLMVNLQVVTWLYFIIWMSFGVLVYLMYGRRNSVLAGARPVAELPAVVPPDSGFRGRHRR is encoded by the coding sequence ATGCCGCCAAGCCACGCCACGGATCGGTGGACCAGTGCACGCCACGGCCTCCCCAAGGCCTACGGCTCGACGGATCTCATCGTCCTCGGCGTCGGCGTGATGATCGGCGCGGGCATCTTCAGCCTCGCCGGCCGGCAGGCCGCCACCATGGCCGGTCCCGGCGTGATCCTCTCTTTCATGATCGCCGGCATTACCAGCCTGCTGGTGGCCTTCTGCTTCGCCGAACTGGCCTCGGCCATGCCGACCTCGGGAAGCGCCTACACCTTCACCTACGTCATCTTCGGCGAGGTCTGGGCCTGGATCGTCGGCTGGGCACTGCTGCTGGAACTCCTGCTGGCCGTCGCGACGGTGGCCCGCGCCTGGTCGCTCTACGCGGCCCAGATGCTCACCGACCTCGGGGTGAGCCTTTCCGGGCCGCTCACCGGGATGGTCGGCAAAGAAGAGGGATTCGACCTGTTCGCGCTGTTCATTCTGGTGGCTCTGACGGCCGTGGTCGCCCTGGGCGCCCGGATCGGCCTGCGCGCCCTGTGGATCATCGTGATCGCCAAGCTGCTGGCCGTCGGTGCGGTCATCGTGATCGGCGCCACCCACTTCGACCAGCGCAACCTCGCGGCCATCCCCGTACCGGCGACCCCCGCCACGGGAGACGCGGACACCCTGCACTCCCCGCTGCTCGGCATCGTCTTCGGTCAGACGGGCGCCTTCGGCTGGTTCGGCATCTTCGCCGCCTCGGCGGCCATCACCTTCGCCTACATCGGATTCGACGTCGTGGCCACCGCGGCCGAGGAGTCCGAGGACGCGCCCCGCTCGATACCGAAGGGCATCATCCGCGGCCTGATCCTGACCACGGTCGTCTACATCGCGGTCGCGCTGGTGATGGTCGGCATGACCCCCTACAACAAGATCGACCCCAGTGCTCCGCTCGCCAACGCCTTCCGCCAGGCGGGCGAGGGCTTCATGGTGCACATCATCAACATCGGCGCGGTCCTCGGCCTCACGACCGTCATCCTGGTGCTGCTCGTCGGCCTGACCCGCGTCATGTTCTCCATGGCCCGTGACGGGCTCATCCCCCGCTCGCTGTCCACGATCAACCGGAGCTACCACAGCCCGACCAGGGTCACCCTGCTCATCGGCGGCCTGGCGATCCTGCTGGCCGAGTTCGTGCCGGTGCTCACGCTCGAACCGCTGGTCGTGATCGGCGCCCTGTTCGTGTTCGTCACCGTGGCCGGCGGGGTGATCAGGATGCGGCGGACGATGCCCGACCTGCCCCGGGGCTTCCGCACCCCGCTCTCCCCCGGCGTGCCGATCGCCTCGATCGCCGCCTGCCTGTGGCTCATGGTGAACCTCCAGGTCGTCACCTGGCTGTACTTCATCATCTGGATGTCCTTCGGCGTGCTGGTCTACCTGATGTACGGCAGGCGCAACAGCGTGCTCGCCGGAGCACGTCCCGTGGCGGAGCTCCCCGCCGTCGTCCCGCCCGACTCCGGGTTCCGGGGCAGGCACCGCCGCTGA
- a CDS encoding MATE family efflux transporter — protein MPLTRGSGRHHDRQILRLALPAFGALVAEPLFLLTDTVIVSRLPAPALGAVGVASTVLSLLVALCVFLAYGTTAAVARQIGAGNVPQAIRQGVDGLWLAAGIGVAIIVIVWPLAPSLVQLIGAEGELTRQAATYLRISLLGVPAMLLVFAGTGVLRGMQDTKTPLLVSVGSFTLNAVLNVVFVLGLGWGVAGSAWGTVLAQSLAAAVYLALIFGRHKASLRPDLAGIRAAGSAGIALIIRTACLQAVLFIAAAVATRMGENEIGAHTIAIRIWNLLALALDAIAIAGQAITGRALGAGDVAGTREATWRMILWGIGSGVVLGVLVVVARPFVPAVFDANPVVTGELLDLLWVVAILQPLAGVVFVLDGVLIGAGDQRYLAWAGAWTTLAYLPAALLVVVSGSGLAMLWMALGVWMVARMVTLGLRAYGTKWLVVGA, from the coding sequence GTGCCTCTTACCCGCGGCTCCGGCCGTCACCACGACAGACAGATCCTCCGGCTCGCGTTGCCCGCCTTCGGCGCCCTGGTGGCCGAGCCGCTGTTTCTGCTGACGGACACCGTCATCGTCAGCCGCCTGCCCGCGCCCGCGCTCGGTGCGGTGGGAGTGGCGAGCACGGTGCTGAGTCTCCTGGTGGCGCTGTGCGTGTTCCTGGCCTATGGCACGACGGCGGCGGTGGCCCGGCAGATCGGTGCGGGCAACGTCCCTCAGGCGATCCGGCAGGGGGTGGACGGTCTCTGGCTGGCCGCCGGGATCGGAGTGGCGATCATCGTGATCGTGTGGCCGCTCGCGCCCTCGCTCGTTCAGCTCATCGGCGCCGAGGGGGAGCTCACCCGGCAGGCCGCGACCTACCTGCGGATCAGCCTGCTGGGCGTCCCGGCCATGTTGCTGGTGTTCGCCGGGACCGGGGTGCTGCGCGGCATGCAGGACACCAAGACCCCGCTGCTGGTGTCCGTGGGTTCCTTCACCCTCAACGCGGTGCTCAACGTCGTGTTCGTCCTCGGTCTGGGCTGGGGTGTCGCCGGGTCGGCCTGGGGAACGGTGCTGGCCCAGTCGCTCGCCGCCGCCGTCTACCTCGCCCTGATCTTCGGGCGGCACAAGGCATCCCTCCGGCCCGACCTCGCGGGCATCAGGGCCGCCGGTTCGGCGGGGATCGCGCTGATCATCCGTACGGCGTGCCTGCAGGCGGTGCTGTTCATCGCGGCGGCGGTCGCCACCCGGATGGGGGAGAACGAGATCGGGGCGCACACGATCGCCATCAGGATCTGGAACCTGCTGGCACTGGCCCTGGACGCGATCGCCATCGCCGGACAGGCCATCACCGGCCGGGCTCTGGGCGCCGGTGACGTGGCGGGAACCCGCGAGGCGACCTGGAGGATGATCCTGTGGGGGATCGGCTCCGGCGTGGTGCTCGGGGTGCTCGTGGTCGTGGCCAGGCCGTTCGTTCCCGCCGTGTTCGACGCGAATCCGGTCGTGACCGGGGAACTGCTCGACCTGCTCTGGGTGGTGGCGATCCTGCAACCGCTCGCGGGGGTGGTGTTCGTCCTGGACGGGGTGCTGATCGGCGCCGGTGACCAGCGCTACCTCGCCTGGGCCGGCGCGTGGACGACGCTCGCCTACCTGCCCGCCGCGCTCCTGGTCGTCGTCTCCGGCAGCGGCCTGGCCATGCTCTGGATGGCGCTCGGGGTGTGGATGGTGGCCCGGATGGTCACCCTCGGACTGCGCGCGTACGGGACGAAGTGGCTGGTGGTCGGCGCGTGA
- a CDS encoding replicative DNA helicase: MSIAEPPVFEPGFERTPPNNIEAEQSVLGGMLLSKDAIADVVEIIRSDDFYRPAHQIIYDIIIDLYGRGDPADAVTIFDELQKRGEVARVGGGAYLHTLTAVVPTAANAGYYARIVREQAILRRLIEAGTRIVSYGYGGQDEEVDELVDRAQAEIYKVTERRTSEDYIPLADIMPGALDELEAIGGRGGQMVGVPTGFQDLDALTNGLHPGQMIVVAARPAIGKSTLGLDFARSAAIKHGMTTVVFSLEMSRNEITMRLLSAEARVALHAMRSGTMTDDDWAKLARRMGEVAEAPLFIDDSPNMSMMEIRAKCRRLKQRNDLRFVIIDYLQLMSSPKKTESRQNEVSEISRAIKLLAKELEVPVIAISQLNRGPEQRTDKRPMVSDLRESGCLTADTRVLRADTGAEVSLGELLESGTHDIPVWSLDERLRLVPRTMARVFPSGVKEVFKLRLKSGREVKATANHPFMTYDGWRPLGELFVGARLAVPRHVPAPRQLQEWPEAHVTLLAHMIGDGSFVKTQPIRYASKDEACLETMTEAARHFGITAVRDEYEAARVATLRLPAPYRLTHGKRNPIAAWLDSLGLFGLRSHEKYVPEGVFSLSKAQVALFLRHLWATDGCVWWDDKLGQARIYYASTSRRLIDDVAQLLLRFNVMTRVKEIRKGDYRSGYQLHIYGSENQLRFLGSIGVHGERSAHAERCTTALRGIKANTNLDTVPREVWERVRSVLGEKEMTHREFSAELGTQFCGSTLWKHAPSRERLGRVATILDDAQLEMLATNDVFWDEVVSIESQGEQPVFDATVLGTHNFIANGIGVHNSIEQDADMVILLHREDAYERESPRAGEADLIVAKHRNGPTATVTVAFQGHYSRFVDMAPH, encoded by the coding sequence GTGAGTATCGCGGAACCACCGGTCTTCGAGCCTGGGTTCGAGCGCACGCCGCCGAACAACATCGAGGCCGAGCAGTCCGTCCTCGGTGGCATGCTCCTGTCCAAGGACGCCATCGCGGACGTGGTCGAGATCATCCGATCTGACGACTTCTACCGTCCGGCCCACCAGATCATCTACGACATCATCATCGACCTCTACGGTCGCGGTGACCCGGCCGACGCCGTCACCATCTTCGACGAGCTGCAGAAGAGAGGCGAGGTCGCCCGAGTCGGCGGCGGCGCCTACCTCCACACCCTGACCGCGGTCGTCCCCACCGCGGCCAACGCGGGCTACTACGCGAGGATCGTCCGCGAGCAGGCCATCCTCCGGCGGCTGATCGAGGCCGGCACCCGCATCGTCTCCTACGGCTACGGCGGCCAGGACGAGGAGGTCGACGAGCTCGTCGACCGCGCCCAGGCCGAGATCTACAAGGTCACCGAGCGCCGCACCTCCGAGGACTACATCCCCCTGGCGGACATCATGCCGGGCGCCCTCGACGAGCTGGAGGCCATCGGCGGGCGAGGCGGCCAGATGGTCGGCGTCCCGACGGGCTTCCAGGACCTCGACGCCCTCACCAACGGCCTGCACCCCGGCCAGATGATCGTTGTGGCCGCGCGACCTGCCATTGGTAAGTCCACGCTGGGACTGGATTTCGCCAGATCTGCCGCTATCAAGCACGGTATGACGACTGTCGTGTTCTCGCTGGAAATGTCCCGTAATGAGATCACGATGCGTCTGCTGTCGGCCGAGGCCCGGGTGGCGCTGCACGCCATGCGCTCGGGCACGATGACCGACGACGACTGGGCCAAGCTGGCCCGGCGGATGGGCGAGGTGGCCGAGGCGCCGCTGTTCATCGACGACTCGCCCAACATGTCGATGATGGAGATCCGGGCCAAGTGCCGGCGTCTCAAGCAACGTAACGACCTGCGGTTCGTCATCATCGACTACCTGCAGCTGATGTCCTCGCCGAAGAAGACGGAGAGCCGCCAGAACGAGGTCTCCGAGATCTCCCGTGCCATCAAGCTCCTGGCCAAGGAGCTGGAGGTCCCGGTCATCGCGATCTCACAGCTGAACCGTGGACCCGAGCAGCGAACGGACAAAAGGCCCATGGTTAGCGACCTGCGTGAATCGGGTTGTCTGACCGCGGACACCCGGGTCCTTAGGGCTGACACCGGCGCGGAGGTGTCGCTGGGAGAGCTGCTGGAGAGCGGAACGCATGACATTCCGGTGTGGTCGCTCGACGAGCGGCTGAGACTCGTCCCCCGAACTATGGCGCGTGTCTTCCCCAGCGGGGTCAAGGAGGTCTTCAAGCTTCGGCTGAAGTCTGGCCGGGAGGTCAAGGCAACAGCGAACCATCCCTTCATGACCTATGACGGGTGGCGGCCGCTGGGCGAGCTTTTTGTGGGAGCCCGGCTGGCTGTGCCACGTCACGTTCCGGCTCCCAGGCAACTCCAGGAATGGCCGGAAGCCCATGTCACCTTGCTGGCGCACATGATCGGTGATGGATCATTTGTGAAAACCCAGCCGATACGTTACGCAAGCAAGGATGAGGCCTGCCTCGAAACAATGACGGAGGCGGCGAGGCATTTCGGCATTACCGCTGTTCGAGACGAATACGAGGCTGCCAGGGTTGCCACTCTGCGTCTTCCCGCGCCTTATCGCCTGACCCACGGCAAGAGAAACCCGATTGCCGCATGGCTTGACTCTCTCGGGCTTTTTGGACTCAGAAGCCATGAGAAATACGTTCCCGAAGGAGTCTTCTCGCTCTCCAAGGCCCAGGTTGCTCTCTTCCTGCGCCATCTCTGGGCAACCGATGGGTGTGTCTGGTGGGACGACAAGCTCGGTCAAGCACGAATTTATTATGCTTCCACGAGTCGACGCCTGATCGACGATGTTGCCCAGCTTCTCCTGCGCTTCAACGTGATGACCAGGGTGAAGGAAATTCGGAAAGGCGATTACCGGTCGGGATATCAGCTGCATATCTATGGTTCCGAAAACCAGCTCCGTTTCCTCGGAAGCATAGGTGTTCACGGCGAACGATCGGCGCATGCGGAGCGGTGTACCACCGCGCTACGTGGAATCAAGGCGAACACGAACCTCGACACCGTTCCTCGTGAGGTTTGGGAAAGGGTGCGGAGTGTACTGGGCGAGAAGGAGATGACTCACCGTGAGTTCTCAGCCGAGCTCGGCACTCAGTTCTGCGGAAGTACCTTGTGGAAGCACGCCCCCAGCCGCGAACGCCTGGGTCGAGTGGCCACGATTCTCGATGATGCCCAACTGGAGATGCTCGCCACCAACGATGTTTTCTGGGATGAAGTCGTCTCTATCGAGAGCCAGGGTGAGCAGCCTGTCTTCGATGCCACCGTTCTAGGTACCCACAATTTCATTGCAAACGGAATCGGCGTCCATAACTCGATCGAGCAGGATGCTGACATGGTCATCCTTCTCCATCGGGAAGACGCGTATGAGCGCGAGTCGCCCCGAGCGGGCGAGGCCGACCTGATCGTGGCCAAGCACCGTAACGGACCCACGGCCACGGTCACCGTGGCCTTCCAGGGCCACTACAGCCGGTTCGTCGACATGGCCCCTCACTAA
- a CDS encoding TetR/AcrR family transcriptional regulator, with product MNDHSARVRRRGEELLKAIHDAVLEEVVEVGAGRLTMDGIARRAATPRTTLYRRWSDPTEVLLDALYHQHPVEEPTAGADDLRGDLIRALRLMTDWAFSPAGRAVAAILTDPRSAALMSEALFERVFANRGGTFTRTVLRHYADRGHFPAELLTPVVADIGEALVTKRLIDTGTPPSDEDLAAIVDQAIMPAIGSPAGGRSGPGGGSR from the coding sequence ATGAACGATCACAGCGCCCGGGTGCGCCGACGCGGAGAAGAGCTGCTGAAGGCCATCCACGACGCCGTGCTGGAAGAGGTGGTGGAGGTCGGCGCGGGGCGGCTGACCATGGACGGCATCGCCCGGCGCGCGGCCACGCCGCGCACGACCCTGTATCGCCGCTGGTCGGACCCGACAGAGGTGCTCCTCGACGCGCTCTACCACCAGCACCCGGTCGAGGAGCCGACGGCGGGGGCCGACGACCTGCGCGGTGACCTCATCCGCGCCCTGCGCCTCATGACGGACTGGGCCTTCAGCCCGGCGGGCCGCGCCGTCGCGGCCATCCTCACCGACCCCAGGAGCGCCGCGCTGATGTCCGAGGCCCTGTTCGAGCGGGTCTTCGCCAACCGGGGCGGCACGTTCACCCGCACCGTGCTGCGGCACTACGCCGACCGGGGTCACTTCCCGGCCGAGCTGCTCACCCCGGTCGTGGCCGACATCGGCGAGGCTCTCGTCACCAAGCGCCTGATCGACACCGGGACCCCGCCCAGCGACGAGGACCTCGCGGCGATAGTCGACCAGGCGATCATGCCCGCGATCGGGAGTCCCGCCGGCGGCCGGTCCGGCCCCGGCGGAGGATCGCGTTGA
- a CDS encoding DUF418 domain-containing protein, protein MLLLIALAHAHMYLSGHEAGFRGYALDGGALDRLVAGTQILLVDGRALPMFAALFGYGLVQLANRQLATGRSWPQARGTLRRRSLWLLAFGFCHALLLFFGDILGAYGLVGLVLVGFIRREDKVVLRAAVVGLVLHVVILFGFGLLTVSAPKGDTPAAMADPIEAIVMRLIGWSGMTPTYFAASVVPAFLFGIWAARRRVLEDPVAHRDLLSRVALLGTGLAVVGGVPLTLIDTRIWTPSDMVAVSTYALHSVTGIAGGLAYAAVIGLAVDRMRRGRPGPVVRALTACGQWSLTCYLLQSVIFVAVFAPYFGGLGTRVGDAAASGIAVVTWLATVVLAALLAPGGRRGPAEAALRRLTYSRR, encoded by the coding sequence ATGCTGCTGCTCATCGCGTTGGCGCACGCGCACATGTACCTGTCAGGCCACGAGGCGGGCTTCCGCGGCTACGCGCTCGACGGCGGCGCCCTGGACCGGCTGGTCGCCGGGACGCAGATCCTGCTGGTGGACGGACGTGCGCTGCCCATGTTCGCCGCCCTGTTCGGCTACGGCCTGGTGCAGCTCGCCAACCGGCAGCTCGCCACGGGCAGGAGCTGGCCACAGGCGCGCGGGACGCTGCGCCGGCGGAGCCTGTGGCTGCTGGCGTTCGGGTTCTGCCACGCGCTGCTGCTGTTCTTCGGTGACATCCTCGGGGCGTACGGGCTGGTCGGGCTCGTGCTCGTCGGGTTCATCCGGCGCGAGGACAAGGTCGTGCTGCGTGCCGCCGTCGTCGGGCTGGTGCTGCACGTCGTGATCCTGTTCGGCTTCGGGCTGCTCACCGTCTCCGCGCCCAAGGGCGACACGCCCGCCGCCATGGCGGACCCGATCGAGGCGATTGTGATGCGGCTCATCGGATGGTCCGGGATGACGCCCACGTACTTCGCCGCAAGCGTGGTGCCGGCCTTCCTGTTCGGGATCTGGGCGGCGAGGCGCCGCGTGCTGGAAGACCCCGTCGCGCACCGGGACCTGCTCTCCCGGGTCGCTCTCCTGGGCACCGGGCTGGCCGTCGTCGGCGGAGTGCCGCTGACGCTGATCGACACCCGGATCTGGACGCCGTCGGACATGGTGGCCGTGTCGACGTACGCACTGCACAGCGTGACGGGCATCGCCGGCGGGCTCGCGTACGCGGCCGTCATCGGACTCGCCGTGGACCGGATGCGGCGCGGCCGTCCCGGCCCGGTCGTCAGGGCGCTGACCGCGTGCGGCCAATGGTCGCTGACCTGCTACCTCCTCCAATCGGTGATCTTCGTGGCGGTGTTCGCACCGTACTTCGGAGGGCTCGGCACGCGGGTCGGCGACGCCGCGGCGTCCGGCATCGCCGTGGTGACGTGGCTGGCCACCGTGGTGCTCGCCGCGCTGCTGGCGCCCGGCGGGCGAAGAGGCCCGGCCGAGGCCGCGCTGCGGCGCCTCACCTACTCGCGCCGCTGA
- a CDS encoding GTP-binding protein, which translates to MHVLNIGILAHVDAGKTSLTERLLFDTGAIDRLGSVDSGSTQTDSGAIERRRGITIRAAVASFTVGDLQVNLIDTPGHSDFIAEVERALGVLDGAVLVLSAVEGVQAQTRVLMKTLRRMRLPTIIMVNKIDRAGARQEEMLADIRRLLSPHVIAMNTFEDIATPAARTRPRPIEHAAEALAEHDERLLADLVDDRVPGPDTLRDLLRAQTAAGLTHPLFFGSAIGGQGVAELLDGITRLLPAAPPPGGEPRGTVFAVERGEDGQKVAYFRLFGGELHPRRLLTLHRPDGEYTGRVTALRTVGATPAITKVWGLSGVRVGDRVGAVPAPAERPHFARPSLETLVRPRHRPEAARLHAALACLADQDPLIQTRTVESEGVSVLLYGEVQKEVIAQTLRDDFGVEAVFEESRLVYQERPRGGAEAITEIDRRGPNDFHATVGLRVEPGPGITFRREVDLGSLPHAFHRAIEDSVHQALRRGPYGWQITDCAVTLTRTGYIAPLTTAADFRGLVPLVLQRALREAGTTVFEPCHTFELEVPHEALSPATTLLAGLGARLTETSGRQTWLIRGEIPTRSVHEAERRIRGLSHGEGVWWSQPLGDRPVTGPPPTRDFGVTAASPPVHAGVRGRDPSGRYPGVRGVSGASR; encoded by the coding sequence GTGCACGTCCTGAACATCGGCATCCTCGCGCACGTCGACGCGGGTAAGACCAGCCTCACCGAGCGACTGCTGTTCGACACCGGCGCCATCGACCGGCTCGGCAGCGTCGACTCCGGCAGCACCCAGACCGACAGCGGCGCCATCGAGCGACGGCGCGGCATCACCATCCGCGCCGCCGTCGCCTCGTTCACCGTCGGCGACCTGCAGGTCAACCTCATCGACACCCCGGGCCACAGCGACTTCATCGCCGAGGTCGAACGCGCCCTCGGCGTGCTCGACGGCGCGGTGCTGGTGCTGTCGGCGGTCGAGGGCGTCCAGGCGCAGACCCGCGTCCTGATGAAGACGCTGCGCCGGATGCGCCTGCCGACGATCATCATGGTCAACAAGATCGACCGGGCGGGCGCACGGCAGGAGGAGATGCTGGCCGACATCCGCCGCCTGCTGTCTCCGCACGTCATCGCCATGAACACGTTCGAGGACATCGCCACCCCGGCCGCCCGCACCCGCCCCCGGCCGATCGAACACGCGGCGGAGGCCCTGGCCGAGCACGATGAGCGGCTGCTGGCCGACCTCGTCGACGACCGCGTCCCCGGCCCGGACACCCTGCGCGACCTCCTGCGCGCCCAGACCGCGGCGGGACTGACGCACCCGCTGTTCTTCGGCTCGGCGATCGGCGGGCAGGGCGTGGCCGAGCTCCTCGACGGCATCACCCGCCTGCTCCCGGCCGCCCCGCCGCCCGGCGGGGAACCACGCGGCACCGTCTTCGCCGTCGAACGCGGCGAGGATGGGCAGAAGGTCGCCTATTTCCGGCTGTTCGGGGGCGAGTTGCACCCGCGCCGGCTCCTGACCCTGCACCGCCCCGACGGCGAGTACACCGGGCGCGTCACCGCGCTGCGGACCGTCGGCGCCACCCCGGCGATCACCAAGGTGTGGGGCCTGTCAGGGGTTCGGGTCGGCGACCGCGTGGGAGCCGTACCCGCCCCGGCCGAGCGGCCGCACTTCGCCCGGCCCAGCCTGGAGACGCTGGTACGGCCCCGCCACAGGCCGGAGGCCGCCCGGCTGCATGCCGCGCTGGCCTGCCTGGCCGACCAGGACCCGCTGATCCAGACCCGCACGGTCGAAAGCGAGGGGGTCTCGGTGCTGCTGTACGGGGAGGTGCAGAAAGAGGTCATCGCCCAGACGCTGCGTGACGACTTCGGGGTGGAGGCCGTCTTCGAGGAGAGCCGCCTGGTCTATCAGGAGCGCCCGCGAGGCGGCGCCGAAGCGATCACCGAGATCGACCGGCGTGGCCCCAACGACTTCCACGCCACCGTCGGGCTGCGCGTCGAGCCCGGTCCGGGCATCACCTTCCGGCGCGAGGTGGATCTCGGGTCGCTCCCGCACGCCTTCCACCGGGCCATCGAGGACAGCGTGCACCAGGCGCTCCGGCGGGGACCGTACGGCTGGCAGATCACCGACTGCGCGGTCACGCTGACCCGTACCGGCTACATCGCGCCGCTCACCACGGCGGCCGACTTCCGCGGCCTCGTCCCGCTGGTCCTCCAGCGGGCCCTCAGAGAGGCGGGGACCACCGTGTTCGAGCCGTGCCACACCTTCGAGCTGGAGGTTCCGCACGAGGCGCTCAGCCCGGCCACCACACTGCTGGCCGGACTGGGCGCGCGGCTCACCGAGACCTCCGGCCGGCAGACGTGGCTGATCAGGGGCGAGATCCCGACCAGGAGCGTGCACGAGGCCGAGCGCCGGATCCGGGGCCTGTCACACGGCGAGGGCGTGTGGTGGTCGCAGCCGCTCGGTGACCGGCCCGTCACCGGCCCGCCGCCGACCCGGGACTTCGGCGTGACCGCGGCCTCGCCGCCCGTTCACGCCGGAGTTCGGGGTCGCGACCCGTCGGGCCGGTATCCCGGCGTACGGGGAGTCAGCGGCGCGAGTAGGTGA
- a CDS encoding GNAT family N-acetyltransferase, with protein sequence MDTTARITEPTFRVATIADVPALVTLIDSAYRGEPSRAGWTNEADLLKGQRTDAMSVITALHEPDGLVMVMESDGEVVACCQVQGRRGHAYFGMFAVRPTLQGVGFGRAVLAEAERFVRDEWGLNEMQMTVISAREELLAWYERRGYTRTGQMIPFPYDDESVGVPTRAGLQLEVMVKKLG encoded by the coding sequence ATGGACACCACCGCCCGGATCACAGAACCGACCTTCCGTGTCGCCACCATCGCGGACGTTCCCGCGCTGGTGACCCTGATCGATTCGGCGTACCGCGGGGAGCCGAGTCGAGCCGGCTGGACGAACGAGGCCGATCTGCTGAAGGGGCAGCGTACGGACGCCATGAGCGTGATCACCGCGCTCCACGAGCCAGACGGACTGGTGATGGTCATGGAGTCGGACGGCGAGGTCGTCGCCTGCTGCCAGGTACAGGGCAGGCGCGGGCACGCGTACTTCGGGATGTTCGCCGTACGTCCCACGCTGCAGGGCGTCGGCTTCGGCAGGGCGGTCCTGGCGGAGGCCGAGCGCTTCGTCCGCGACGAGTGGGGCCTGAACGAGATGCAGATGACGGTGATCTCGGCCCGTGAGGAACTCCTCGCCTGGTACGAGCGCCGCGGCTACACCCGCACCGGTCAGATGATCCCGTTCCCGTATGACGACGAGAGCGTCGGCGTGCCGACCCGCGCCGGCCTGCAGCTCGAAGTGATGGTCAAGAAGCTCGGCTGA
- a CDS encoding anti-sigma factor family protein has product MTPEVEHTDVGAYALGLLEESDRRAFSAHLAGCPSCTAELAELSGMASLLAGVDPVEDERDDGHLGEAPRAEVIDLLRRKKDADRRARKGAFVIGAAAAVALVAGGIGVGAAVFGDGGTAPIAIHSTRSPAEDAYRQGTPIAGTGLPGISGGVVLEKKGWGTHAALELKGVKGPLECELVAVSKTGERRTVTGWAVPEKGYGVPGSPRALYVHGGTALSTGDIDHFEVSTTSGKTLLTVKI; this is encoded by the coding sequence ATGACCCCGGAGGTCGAGCACACCGACGTGGGCGCCTACGCGCTCGGACTCCTCGAGGAGAGCGACCGCCGGGCCTTCTCCGCGCACCTCGCAGGCTGCCCTTCCTGTACGGCGGAGCTGGCCGAGTTGTCCGGCATGGCGAGCCTGCTCGCCGGCGTCGACCCCGTCGAGGACGAGCGGGACGACGGTCACCTCGGCGAGGCTCCTCGTGCCGAGGTCATCGACCTGCTCCGGCGGAAGAAGGACGCCGACCGGCGTGCCCGCAAGGGGGCGTTCGTGATCGGCGCCGCCGCCGCCGTCGCCCTGGTGGCCGGCGGCATCGGGGTGGGCGCCGCGGTGTTCGGCGACGGCGGGACCGCTCCAATCGCGATCCACTCCACGCGCAGCCCCGCGGAGGACGCCTACAGGCAGGGCACGCCGATCGCGGGGACGGGCCTCCCCGGCATCTCGGGGGGCGTGGTGCTGGAGAAGAAGGGCTGGGGCACCCACGCGGCCCTCGAACTCAAGGGTGTCAAGGGTCCCCTGGAGTGCGAACTGGTCGCCGTCTCCAAGACGGGCGAGAGGCGGACCGTCACCGGATGGGCGGTTCCGGAAAAGGGTTACGGAGTTCCCGGCTCTCCCAGAGCGCTTTACGTGCACGGAGGAACCGCGCTTTCCACCGGTGATATCGACCACTTCGAGGTGAGCACGACCAGCGGGAAGACACTGCTCACCGTCAAGATTTGA